GTTCTCTATAACGTGGGTTATGGCAATCTTCAGCTGTTTACTAGCAGCATCAAgtataaaacataacatatcTTTTTTAGCTCTCTTGGGTATTGTCTACACTCAAGTAAATTTTGTCATAGAAATAGTTTCGTGTTCTAACATTTTCACGCATTTTTATATACGCACCCGTTTTATAAATAGCATTTTgtttaactatataaataatacgaaaGTTGACTATATTTCGACATCAAAGAGAAATGCGTTTGCGTCAATATTTCCTACGAAAAAGGTATTGAGGCAACTGGCTGCGGAGTCGCATAGCTTTACGTCCAGCGAGACAGATGTTTATATGAAAGAGATATTAGATGGGTTCTCGAAATTTCAAGCCATCTATAAATTTCAGGTAAGTCTACCTAAACCTATGGATATGTGGTTATAAattaaccaaaaatataaacaataaaaatatttttttgcagattTTCGTATTTAGCTGCAAATTAGTAGCGTCGAGTCTGCTAACATTTGAATTCGTGCTGTTTGCAGCCCAAAACGAAGTAAGCCTgattaatttacatatttatgctTGTCTTTATAGCGCAGTTGTTCAAGTGGATGCAGGAACCTGTCTAATATTGCTCCAGCAGGGGCTGtcaatttgattttgattttgagttgcatgatttaaatatttcttaatgttAGTCTACAATTTTAGTGCGAAACAGTAGTCCTGTAGTAGTACTGTAGTCCAAAACAGTAGTCCTGTCCAGTAgtaggagaatgctcaaaatgtatgggaaaaaaacccaggccgtacacaaacggtgtgtaactcagaattttagtgatactgagtgattcaattccagatattcgcctctatcaaattcgatggctaaatactattttttgctattatctactatttaaaaggtgaatttaaaaactaaatatttttcaaacgttcatcacaataattattttttgaataatataattgtataagtaaatatctaatactaataaataattaattttaatggaactgtgatttgaaaaaaaaaataacaataaaataattatattctgtcactacatagtacatagaaggtgccagctgcatttcttcccgtgcatactgcaaaagtcagtagagggatggaagggtttggtgcttcataggctataggctagtaatctaccaccatgacaacacttttctaccttataatagccctccaattgtctgccaacccgcattagaccactgtggtggactaaggcctgatccccctctttgttaagaggggaggctcgtgcccctcggtggggacatatatgacctggtgatgatgactcatttattcgaaaaatatattttttaataattttaatttgtaactcagttacatacctatattaaaatgtgtgactcaaaaaagattaaacatttatataggtaacttatttaaaaaatataaaaatatattgaaaacccctactgaaaagttatagcaaaatagtatgttcagccatcgaaattgatagaggtaaacattgggaattcaattacacagtataactaattttttgagttacataacttttgtgtacagcctgggttttttttgagcattcgcCTTTAAAGATGTTTTCGAGGTTTTTTCCTAAAGTGATCCTTAATTTTCGTAGAATGCGGACTTGACAGACAGCCTGACACCGGCCGTATTCACACTGATCGATATAGTAGTAGCTTTGATCCTGGTGGTGCGATGTGAACTGTTCCTCAGAGAGGTGAAGGGAACTAAACGATTGGCCATCAAGGTCATGTCTCTACATTTTGAAGGTAAAAGCTTCTGAAAACTTACTTCGAACATTTGCTTTCTTTAAAATGCTCCCGCGTTAATATTGTGACGCGACGACTTTTACAAACTCACTCTTTCTCATCGGACACTTAGATACAAGTACAAgagtaacacaaatatttatatcgtTAAGAAATTGAATCTATGATACTGAGCGAAGTAGGTAATGTTACGACTGTTACCGCGTTCTATTACCTAAAGATAATCGTttctagtattattttattaatgaaatctTTGAATTTGGTCCAGGCAGTAAACACAGGCGCTTGAACTTTCCTAGGTAATATATTTGGTCTTATTTCAGGCCGTCTGCGAGATAAATCGAAAAGGATGTTGAAACTGATTGAAGAGACACCTCCGCGACTCTCCGTCTATGAGATGTGGGAGTTAGACGCTAATGTGTTACTGCAAATGTTCATGTTAGTCACTAGTTTGATACTGACACAGTTGCAATTTGTGTTCTTGTAAATCTAAATAACATTAGTAATCTACGCCgagacgcagtggtttaggtggtCGCCATGCCATTATCAATGCTGGAGGGGGCCTGGGTTCAATTCCTAGGAACTAATACTTGTATGATCCTCAAATGGTTATTTCGtatctgtttgtactttgtgtgtATGTAAGGTAATTTCTTTTGATCGCGGAGACGGTTGCGTCTGCGCATAGCGTCAAATCGCTTTGCACACATCGGTTCAAGCTGTCGCCACTCGCTTGTATTCATCATACATGCTAATGTCGTgtttatggaaataaaaaaaacaactgggTAAAGACCTAAGgctgttttaataataagacaccaatttcatataaatactttattataagcACAATATCACGTATAACCAGTATAACTATggaatgaaaatgtaaaatataaatatcagataaacatataaaacatgtaaaaaacTACAGTCTTGTGTCGGAACATTTTATACACACTACTAAACATAAAACAGATACttattaactaaaactaaatattaagaAACTGGACGGAGAGATTCACAATTGTATTATAGTCTTCTATACTTGTAACTTACCTTTTATATCATCATAAAGTAAACTTTGTAAAATGAGGTTTAATAATATAGTCATGATTTGTAAAAAACTACTTATACTTAAATTCAGATctcatctatataaataaaaatgaatcatagatatgcatgtatgtatgcacATAATTTTCAACATCTGCACTAAGTTGCATAATTCTTTCtttaatgtgtttgtaattGTCAAGACAATGTTTGGACGGGATTGACGGGGTccaaattcccacgggaatgggaATATTGcacttttgattaaaatataaacaatagttACAATAAGTGCATCATGTTTTATCTTATACTTATTTGCTACTTTGCCTGGTTATTGCTGTCACTTAATCTCTTAGATAATAGTTATATTacacttactagctgacccgcgcaacttcgcttgcgtcacaaagagagaatgggtcagaattttccatgtttttgtaacactttttactgttacctactctgctcctattggtcgtagcgtgatgatataaaatatgctctttttttcaccaaaaatattctcaaaattatttatataatctcTTAGTTTATCGAAGTCGCGCTatgacatatccgccattaaaacagttgccatggcaacggtttttgttaattcaatgtcattataatattgatttttcgcgacttcgttgaattttctgaattttcccgggaaatgcgtcattttcccggggtaaaaagtagcctatgtcctttctcgggtatcaaaatatctccataccaaatttcatgcaaattggttcagtagtttagacgtgattgagtagcagacagacagacagacagacagacagacagacagacagacagacagacagacagacagagttactttcgcatttataatattagtatggattcagAAACAGTGGTACTAGCCCTTAGTATTTATATTGTGTACAAAAGGcacttgtattaaaaattaaaaatactacaaaatgtaAGCTGCTATCATTTCCATAGACTATTAATCTAAACTTTTTATCTCCaacaatttctttttgttttgtccttaattttaaaaaacttacCTACTTAAGTTTTttggtaaattttaaattaccgATAATGGTAAAGGCATCAGAACATTAGTTTAGTGAATAGGAACACCATAGATGACGGGATTAGTAACGCCATTGTGGTTGATATGCTTGATGCGCCGTTACATCTGTGGTCGAGGAAGCAGAAACACCATGTTGTTTCGTCATACCAGTTCCTGGGAACAAAATGcacataaacatacataaaattatgcatttttcATATGCGTAAGTAAACAGGGAACTCCACTTGGTATACCCTACCCTTTCGAACCTTCATCTTCTATcttcctaatattattataattcaactGGTCTTAATGCAATTTAAACATTATGATACCTtcaattaaaagttatgaatcataaatacatacatccTTTCATACAGGGCCACCAGTTACAAATGGCATTGCTGTTATGTCCAGTGCAACTACTATATGGGCTCCCATAGCTGCAGTTCAAAAGTGTTATGTGAAAGACATAACAACTACATACATTGAAGGATATAAGATGCTGCTCTCTATAAATAACTTTCATTTTACCTTTTGGTATCAAGTTCCTTGATAGTATTATTGACATAATTAGCCAGGTTCAAGTCTTTGGCAGCAGGACGACAGCCTTCATAAGTGTCTGCAGGAATGTCTGTGCGGAAAGCTCTGAAGTTGCTCAAACAATCCCTTGTTATTACTTCTTGggctgtaataaataaaatgaaaataaaattacaattttgaataaatttattgaacCCACACTCGGCCAGTGTGATGGACTccaggcctaacccctccctcgtgtGGGAGGAGACCACAAGGCAGTGCAAcactaatgggttaaaaaaaataattaaaccttgtaaagaaattaagaatggatcatgttttttaatatgaatcaGATTCTAACTAAAACTAATGATGCAATACCATAGTTCAGAGGGTCAAGCTTTTAAACAGATAAGGCAAAGTTAAAATTCCCACTTCATAAATTACACCACTTTTTTTGATAATATGTTGAAATCAAACTCCTGAAATTGTACTGATATAATTGTGCTAATAAATTGCAAATATTAGGTTATTTACTTAGAAACAATTTAACTCATACTAACTAAAACTTAGTTTAACTAGGTACCTAAGTAGTTATTGAAAAGTTCTACATTTTTCTCACCTCCTTTTCTCTCAATCAATTTGACACAAATGTCTTCATCATAAGGACAAGGGTTGCCAAGGTAGCCTATTCCTCGCCAATTAAACGGTTCCGTACATCCCGGTGTAGCAGCCGTACACTGATAGCACCATAATGCTAAACCTGCAATACCAAAACATCAATGAAAACTGACGAATTTTAACTACTTTCGAACTTAAACACAACAATACACTGGTCAGGTGGAAACTGCAGCCATATTTTTATACCTTAAATACATTATACTTCAATCTAATGAATACAATAGCCGGCTACGAAGACTATTCAAAACGATAAACCACACCCATACAATTcagtaaaataaagaattatgcATGTTAAGTATACTTACAGTCGTTAACGAACAATGTAAAAGCCAATAAAAAGACGTAGTACTTCATGCTgtatataatatgattaaattcAAACGAATTTAACCCTACAGAAAAGTTTAATGTTCAAAACAATGAATCGAATGTTGAAGTTGAACTTGTGTGATTAAAAACGAGAAGCCAGCAACTGACAAAGTGGGTGCCTGTCAAATGTGacaacataacaaaaaaaaaacgcctCAAAGTGCCACTAACGTCAAATGCATGCAAAGACCAAAAGTGGGCACGATACTACCGGCCGGGTTGATCTATGAACaagatttataaatgaaatgatTCCCATGGGATATTGCGACTAAAAGTTTTGATTTTGACATGAAAGTGACTTTATAAGTGCAAATATCAAATTGAATACGTTGACTGTGGAGAatagagatttattttatttcattttatgtttCCGAACGCTTCTTTATTATTGACACACAATATTTGATGTTGCTAGCGTGATTATAACGGTATTGGCCATTCGTTTGGCCGAAAcagtaatagtaaaatattagttatctGCTTGGcatccatttaattttatagccaatgttaataaatattattaaaatgcttTCCTCCTACGTTTAGCTGGTTAAAAAACGTAgactttttaagaaaaatattagtcTAGCAATATTGTCTTTGGCTGCCATGTTCTACATCTTTGGTTACTTCAATTTGGTTGTCTGTGGTTATGTCATAATCGTAGGTAACTGTTGTGCTTATTTTGCCCATTTCCAAAAGAAATTCCAATTATGTTTCTAGAAATAAGTGCAGTACATCTgtgaaataacattatttggCTGTGACAACCGCGTATTCAAACGATAAGTTGCTAAAACAGAATTGCAAATGTCAATATGTCAGGATCTCGGCCTTAATTTCCAACATAGAATGGTGAGAGAAATGCATGTTTAATTATATGATAATTAATCAGCTAATTCTAATTAAAAGTCAGGGAATAGGTTAAGGTGCTGTGTGCAGGATGTGCACTCTAGTTACGCAATTACGGAAGAAAATTTGCAACTATCTCTTTAACCGAATTATGTCGGCATTTTTGTGTGTTGAGTACGATTGATTTATTGCATTTGTGTATATTTCAGGGCGCAAATATATCACAACTAGAAAGAGATATCGGGTCAGAGCAGTTCCCACCGAATGAGCATTATTTTGGTTTAGTTAATGTAAGtgatgattgtttttattattattatttttcgcATTCTTCTGATTGGAAAGCAAGCGATTAAAATGGTACGGCAGAATTGAAGTAGGTTGTTTCTTCTCttacaataattttcttaaaatcatcatgtttaaaaaaatcagtgACATTGTTTTCTCTTTGAGATTAAATATATGCCTTATCTTAATACCAGAAGTAGGAAGAAGTGACAGTcacaaattatgataataaagataaataattacatatttagaGATAACTTTGATTTAGAAATTTATTGTCTGTTTATACTATGACTATCAaggttcataataaaattagcaaccataattttatgaatatttggTTTGGATCATGGGTATGAGTTTTTGACAACCAT
Above is a window of Anticarsia gemmatalis isolate Benzon Research Colony breed Stoneville strain chromosome 7, ilAntGemm2 primary, whole genome shotgun sequence DNA encoding:
- the crim gene encoding QVR superfamily protein crim, whose amino-acid sequence is MKYYVFLLAFTLFVNDCLALWCYQCTAATPGCTEPFNWRGIGYLGNPCPYDEDICVKLIERKGAQEVITRDCLSNFRAFRTDIPADTYEGCRPAAKDLNLANYVNNTIKELDTKRNWYDETTWCFCFLDHRCNGASSISTTMALLIPSSMVFLFTKLMF